A region of Granulicella sibirica DNA encodes the following proteins:
- a CDS encoding choice-of-anchor D domain-containing protein produces MRSLVSERVDDTKLVKLSGNTHPLAKQTNDLGRADADKVLERMVLVLKRSPEQEKALAEFNERQYDPASPDFHHWLSAEEFGRLYGPSDSDMTAITGWLVSRGLSIQEVSKGRVSIQFSGTIGQVQEAFHVEMHRYLANGKQHLANDRDPQIPDALSPVVVGIASLNDFFPKHYSHPGNYVKRDLQTGKYSLLTSVPFDGKQAVSGGVSQQHSDTASLSSTNSSGKVQPEFGYVDPNTGYQREELSPYDVATIYNILPLWNESTPINGKGVKVAIVGLSDVQTTDFNTFRSSFGLPAGTLTTLHSGTDPGVTDSQGENTEDVEMVSATAPGAEVVLVSDVDNATTNGLVTAINYIVENKVAPILTMSYGECELNNGSANNSLYNSIFQQAATSGISSFVAAGDSGSAVCTSQNGTPPYADQYGLQVSGMASTPYVTAVGGTDVQWPLTEATNPVSTYWNATNDSHGASAKGYMPEMSWNDTCTNPLLRNVYTSYSNNEALCNDAVSGSPGLVEMASGSGGVSRCTTPSGTAPSTCSGGYAKPSWQTGVAGIPADGKRDLPDVSMFAAYGFQSSTGIPGSALLICQATASPETSCDYTNPNYIVYQENGGTSAASPLTAGIMALVIQKTGSAQGLANPVFYQLAAKENYSACNSNTVAAGNTCIFYDTTSGSNAAVCFTGDTDCVTNTTGDQAGILSGYNATTGYDLTTGLGSFNVANLVNAWPSATQAGTVTVTPTSVTFPSTAEGVSSTTKEVATLKNTGTTAVTIKSYVLSGTGSTSYSVATTCGTSLAASASCTFTLTFTPKAAGALPATLTITDTAGSGTQTVAVSGTGVAPALTVAVSPTSLTFASTAAGATSAAQSVTVKNTGTATVTLGTVSFTGTNATSFLKSATTCGTSLAAAASCTISVEFKPASAGSLTASLSVADNATGSPQLVALAGTGAAALTVAVSPTSLTFASTTVGATSAAQVVTVKNTGAAAVTLGTVSFTGTNATSFLKSATTGGTSLAAAASCTISVEFKPVTTGALKASLSVADNATGSPQLVSLAGTGAAALTVAVSPTSLTFASTTVGVTSAAQVVTVKNSGTASVTLGTVSFTGTNASSFLKSATTCGTSLAAAASCTISVEFKPATAGSLAASLSVADNATGSPQLVSLAGTGAATLTVAVSPTSLTFASTTVGVTSAAQVVTVKNTGTAAVTLGTVGFTGTNATSFLKSATTCGTSLAAAASCTISVEFKPAAAGSLTASLSVADNATGSPQLVALTGTGVAATISVTVTPASIVFPNTVTGVTSSAQAIALKNTGTGIASISSIVIGGSNPASFTQLNSCGSTLAAGGSCIIYAAFKPTSAAAAKGTISITDNAAGSPQSIALSGTGTAMPSVKLSTANVAFAATKTGTTSSAQAVTLTNTGAATLSLLSITLGGTNPADFAMLNTCGASLAPNANCTVAVAFAPLSAAAFKATLSIADNGVASPQLITVSGTGN; encoded by the coding sequence GTGCGTTCTTTGGTCAGTGAGCGAGTCGATGACACCAAGTTGGTGAAGCTCTCCGGGAACACTCACCCGCTAGCCAAGCAGACCAACGATCTAGGGAGAGCAGATGCGGATAAGGTGCTTGAACGTATGGTCCTGGTGCTCAAGCGCAGCCCGGAGCAAGAGAAAGCACTCGCCGAGTTTAATGAACGCCAATACGATCCTGCGTCGCCTGACTTTCATCATTGGCTCTCCGCTGAGGAGTTTGGGAGGCTCTACGGTCCGTCGGATTCCGACATGACGGCGATCACGGGTTGGCTCGTGAGTCGCGGGCTGAGCATTCAAGAAGTGAGTAAGGGTCGAGTGTCGATTCAGTTCTCCGGAACGATCGGCCAGGTGCAGGAGGCGTTTCATGTTGAAATGCACAGGTATCTTGCCAATGGAAAACAACACCTTGCCAACGACCGCGATCCTCAGATTCCCGATGCGTTGTCGCCTGTCGTGGTGGGTATCGCGTCACTGAATGACTTCTTTCCGAAACACTACTCGCATCCCGGAAATTACGTAAAGCGCGACCTGCAGACAGGAAAGTATTCGCTGCTCACCTCGGTGCCTTTCGATGGCAAACAGGCGGTTTCAGGTGGAGTTAGCCAACAGCACTCCGACACAGCTTCTTTGTCGAGTACGAACTCCTCGGGCAAGGTGCAGCCTGAGTTTGGCTACGTCGACCCGAATACGGGCTATCAGCGGGAGGAACTAAGTCCTTACGACGTCGCGACTATCTACAACATCCTGCCATTGTGGAATGAAAGCACACCCATCAATGGCAAGGGCGTGAAAGTGGCCATCGTGGGACTCAGCGATGTTCAGACGACCGACTTCAACACGTTTCGCAGCTCGTTTGGGTTGCCTGCGGGGACCCTGACGACGCTGCATAGCGGCACCGACCCCGGAGTCACTGACAGCCAGGGAGAGAACACCGAAGACGTAGAAATGGTTTCCGCGACTGCGCCGGGCGCCGAGGTTGTTCTAGTTTCCGATGTGGATAACGCGACCACGAACGGACTAGTCACCGCGATTAACTACATCGTCGAGAATAAGGTCGCCCCTATTCTAACGATGAGCTATGGCGAGTGCGAGCTGAACAATGGGTCCGCGAACAACAGCTTATATAACAGCATTTTTCAACAGGCCGCGACGTCCGGGATCAGCTCCTTTGTAGCAGCGGGAGATTCGGGCTCGGCGGTATGCACAAGCCAGAATGGCACTCCTCCCTACGCTGACCAATATGGCCTCCAGGTAAGTGGGATGGCTTCAACCCCCTATGTGACGGCCGTCGGTGGAACCGATGTCCAGTGGCCCCTCACTGAGGCTACCAATCCGGTCTCAACCTATTGGAATGCGACGAATGATTCTCACGGCGCAAGCGCGAAGGGCTACATGCCCGAGATGTCGTGGAACGATACATGCACCAACCCGTTGCTCCGCAACGTTTATACCTCCTATAGCAATAACGAAGCACTGTGCAACGACGCGGTCAGCGGTTCTCCGGGCCTGGTTGAGATGGCTTCCGGAAGCGGAGGTGTAAGCCGCTGTACGACTCCATCCGGGACGGCTCCTTCAACATGCTCGGGAGGGTATGCCAAGCCGAGTTGGCAGACCGGGGTCGCGGGCATTCCCGCGGACGGGAAGCGTGACCTTCCAGACGTTTCGATGTTTGCAGCCTACGGATTCCAGAGTAGTACAGGGATTCCGGGAAGTGCGCTCCTGATATGTCAAGCGACAGCGTCTCCCGAGACATCCTGCGATTACACCAATCCGAACTATATCGTGTATCAGGAAAATGGCGGTACTTCAGCGGCATCGCCTTTGACCGCGGGTATCATGGCCCTGGTTATCCAGAAGACGGGTAGCGCTCAAGGACTTGCGAATCCCGTCTTCTATCAGTTGGCCGCTAAGGAGAACTACTCCGCCTGTAACTCCAACACCGTGGCAGCAGGCAATACCTGCATTTTTTATGACACGACTTCCGGCTCGAACGCGGCTGTCTGCTTTACAGGAGATACGGATTGCGTGACGAACACGACAGGCGATCAGGCGGGCATTCTTAGTGGATACAACGCCACCACTGGATATGACCTCACGACCGGCCTCGGCTCCTTCAACGTTGCCAACCTTGTGAATGCATGGCCGTCGGCTACGCAGGCCGGAACTGTAACGGTGACACCAACGAGTGTGACCTTCCCGTCGACGGCCGAGGGCGTTTCCAGCACAACCAAAGAGGTTGCGACGCTGAAGAACACCGGGACCACCGCCGTCACGATCAAGAGCTATGTTCTCTCAGGAACTGGCTCTACTTCGTATAGCGTAGCCACGACGTGCGGCACAAGCTTAGCCGCAAGCGCCTCCTGCACCTTCACCTTGACCTTTACCCCGAAGGCCGCCGGAGCGCTTCCTGCGACTTTGACCATTACCGACACCGCGGGCTCCGGCACGCAGACAGTTGCTGTAAGTGGAACAGGCGTGGCGCCGGCCCTGACGGTTGCTGTATCGCCAACGTCGCTCACCTTTGCCTCTACGGCGGCCGGTGCGACGAGCGCAGCCCAGTCAGTGACCGTGAAGAACACAGGGACCGCGACGGTTACGCTCGGCACCGTGAGCTTTACCGGGACCAATGCGACGTCGTTCCTCAAGTCCGCCACGACCTGCGGGACGTCCCTGGCGGCTGCGGCGAGCTGCACGATCTCCGTGGAGTTCAAACCTGCTTCGGCGGGGTCGCTTACGGCTTCGTTGTCGGTCGCGGATAACGCAACGGGATCGCCTCAACTTGTAGCCCTTGCCGGAACGGGTGCCGCGGCCCTGACGGTTGCTGTATCGCCGACGTCGCTCACCTTTGCTTCGACGACAGTTGGAGCGACGAGCGCGGCGCAGGTGGTGACAGTGAAGAACACGGGGGCCGCGGCGGTTACGCTCGGCACCGTGAGCTTTACCGGAACCAATGCGACATCGTTCCTCAAGTCCGCCACGACAGGCGGGACGTCCCTGGCTGCTGCGGCGAGCTGCACGATCTCCGTGGAGTTCAAACCTGTCACGACAGGCGCGCTTAAAGCCTCTCTATCGGTCGCAGATAACGCAACGGGATCGCCTCAATTGGTTTCCCTGGCTGGGACGGGTGCTGCGGCTCTAACGGTTGCTGTATCGCCAACCTCACTCACCTTTGCTTCGACGACAGTCGGGGTGACGAGCGCAGCCCAGGTGGTCACAGTAAAAAATAGCGGGACCGCATCGGTTACGCTCGGCACCGTCAGCTTCACCGGCACCAATGCGTCTTCGTTCCTCAAGTCGGCGACGACATGCGGGACGTCTCTAGCGGCTGCGGCGAGCTGCACGATCTCGGTGGAGTTCAAGCCTGCTACGGCCGGGTCTCTTGCGGCTTCGCTATCGGTTGCAGATAATGCAACGGGATCGCCCCAGCTTGTTTCCCTGGCCGGCACGGGCGCCGCGACCCTGACGGTTGCTGTATCCCCGACGTCGCTCACCTTTGCTTCGACGACGGTCGGAGTGACGAGCGCGGCCCAGGTCGTGACCGTGAAGAACACTGGGACTGCGGCGGTTACGCTCGGCACCGTCGGCTTCACCGGAACCAATGCGACGTCGTTCCTCAAGTCCGCCACGACCTGCGGGACATCCCTGGCGGCTGCGGCGAGCTGCACGATCTCGGTGGAATTCAAGCCTGCCGCGGCTGGGTCGCTCACGGCTTCGTTGTCGGTAGCAGATAATGCAACGGGATCGCCTCAGCTTGTTGCTCTGACTGGTACGGGTGTTGCTGCCACCATAAGCGTTACGGTTACGCCCGCCTCCATTGTCTTTCCGAATACGGTCACCGGCGTCACGAGTTCGGCGCAAGCGATCGCCTTGAAGAACACTGGAACAGGAATTGCTTCCATCAGTTCTATCGTGATTGGCGGGAGCAATCCTGCTTCCTTTACCCAGCTCAACAGTTGCGGTTCCACGCTTGCAGCAGGTGGAAGCTGCATCATCTATGCCGCGTTCAAACCAACCTCGGCTGCCGCAGCTAAGGGAACGATTAGCATTACGGATAATGCGGCAGGGTCACCACAGAGCATCGCACTCAGTGGGACGGGAACAGCCATGCCTTCGGTGAAGCTCAGCACGGCGAATGTTGCCTTCGCCGCGACGAAAACGGGTACGACATCGTCAGCACAGGCCGTGACTCTGACCAATACTGGTGCGGCCACTCTGAGTCTGCTGTCGATTACATTGGGCGGAACGAACCCGGCCGATTTTGCGATGTTGAACACATGTGGCGCATCCCTGGCTCCGAACGCAAACTGCACGGTCGCTGTTGCATTCGCTCCTTTATCGGCTGCGGCATTCAAAGCTACTTTGAGCATCGCAGATAACGGCGTGGCATCTCCGCAGCTGATCACGGTGAGTGGAACGGGGAATTAG
- a CDS encoding arabinofuranosidase catalytic domain-containing protein, translated as MKKRVAFVLMLALVYAAVGPALTFAQQPSPSGVGSPHRPQGSCDIYAAAGDPCVAAHSTTRALYAAYNGPLYQVLRQSDGKTLDIGLVQPAATPVPDPGGYADAAAQDRFCAGTYCWISKIYDQSPKHNDLIQAPRGGFSGPALGGFNTLPLADMAPITVMRHKVYGVFIEPGMGLRQNDVKGTAVDDQAEGQYWVVSGKHFNAGCCFDYGNAEIDSRDDDNGTMETLYFGNATPWYSGAGNGPWIMTDQENNLVGCVNDDGTKGCPNLPSIPWRFVTAIGKGEPHHWTSMGGDAQKGALSVMFDGHRVNPTYDPMRKQGAILLGNGGDNSVGSQGTFYEGAMTAAGTFPSNATDQLVQANIVAAGYDVTPLSLTPAEPARTHAAPQTFTPGSSRNFTVTFTNTTGSPAADVSLSIAVPGPQWTAVISGAAQASKKFAQVDPGASVSATFKVTSAPVAFNGDLVGHASWANQTSGRSHVETAVEKIRNTSPVKINEFRVNASAPGNPTDSFIELYNAGTQSADLSNWTLTAHPAHQAIFSTVKIPTGTKLASGGFYLLGLSNSGLVVPALKGESTVHVRNIDGMSVGDTLNIGSGSSMETRKIASLGTAASSHTTLWQSIPEEIVITIPPGSTNVPVEDTTGFVVGQKIALGYGSTYPIVANTEEKYEVATVTAVGKPGTQAYLAMEAPAGVKNIQVTSLANISAGDKIRLDIDSVGHGIETVTVAHVGTAASQTNLSAPVSAGATRINVRKAEGFAAGNKITIGTPASQQAVTITAVGTTPGPDGISIDFTPALAKPHVASEWVVSPGTGLDLAAPLQFPHAANLPFSDRGTGISFQPATAFAHSSNEPVQALGTGITLDTPLTNNQAIHAPVRDAAVRTAGYQGMPAPNQWFGGPELTTKSPQFGVTLNVEEGSIVLREPSGVVADSLNYGGLVDPWAAEGDQTVSGAPISGCYAPAPGSVFNPWSTVVAPVAINTSAGRFPDGADTDSNCNDFSMQAAASLSAKSEAGATNIKVASTEGFHPGQTVHVDSGVNAETAVIAAVGTAGATTARTSTDPGATLLTVDRATGFARGETITIDEGANAETAVIASTRARGVATITVVKPLAHTHATGAQISGSGISLTTPLARTHLSGAQVSDNIPTPGAPNRYEERNH; from the coding sequence ATGAAGAAGAGAGTCGCTTTCGTCTTGATGCTCGCACTCGTTTATGCAGCCGTTGGTCCTGCCCTGACGTTTGCGCAACAGCCCTCCCCGAGTGGCGTCGGATCTCCACACAGGCCTCAAGGCTCATGCGACATCTACGCGGCTGCCGGAGACCCTTGTGTTGCCGCACATAGCACCACCCGTGCGCTCTACGCCGCCTACAACGGCCCCCTCTATCAGGTCTTGCGCCAATCGGACGGGAAGACGCTGGACATTGGCCTCGTCCAGCCTGCTGCCACGCCTGTCCCGGATCCCGGCGGATACGCGGACGCAGCCGCGCAGGATAGGTTCTGCGCCGGCACCTATTGCTGGATCAGCAAGATCTACGACCAGTCGCCCAAACACAACGACCTCATCCAGGCACCTCGTGGCGGCTTCAGTGGCCCCGCGTTGGGTGGCTTCAATACTCTTCCGCTTGCCGATATGGCCCCGATTACCGTCATGCGGCACAAGGTCTACGGCGTATTCATCGAGCCCGGCATGGGCCTTCGCCAGAACGATGTCAAAGGCACCGCGGTCGACGACCAGGCCGAAGGCCAGTACTGGGTCGTCAGCGGAAAGCACTTCAATGCCGGTTGCTGTTTCGACTACGGCAATGCCGAGATCGACAGTCGCGACGATGACAACGGCACCATGGAGACCCTCTACTTCGGCAACGCCACCCCGTGGTACAGCGGGGCCGGAAACGGGCCATGGATCATGACCGATCAGGAGAATAATCTCGTCGGTTGCGTCAACGACGACGGAACCAAAGGCTGTCCCAATCTACCCAGCATCCCCTGGCGTTTCGTCACCGCCATCGGCAAGGGAGAACCGCACCATTGGACTTCCATGGGCGGGGACGCGCAAAAGGGCGCTCTATCCGTCATGTTCGATGGGCACCGTGTGAATCCAACCTACGACCCGATGCGCAAGCAGGGGGCGATCCTCCTGGGCAATGGTGGCGACAATAGCGTCGGTTCCCAGGGAACCTTCTATGAAGGAGCGATGACCGCCGCCGGCACGTTCCCGTCGAATGCGACCGACCAGCTCGTCCAGGCCAATATCGTGGCCGCGGGATACGACGTAACCCCACTCAGCTTAACACCGGCTGAGCCCGCGAGAACGCACGCCGCACCGCAGACCTTTACTCCCGGATCGTCGCGAAACTTCACCGTAACCTTCACGAATACAACTGGCTCTCCTGCCGCGGACGTCTCGTTATCGATCGCCGTGCCCGGCCCACAGTGGACTGCGGTTATTTCAGGCGCCGCCCAGGCATCGAAGAAGTTCGCTCAGGTCGATCCAGGTGCGAGCGTCAGTGCGACATTCAAAGTCACCTCCGCGCCGGTGGCCTTCAACGGTGATCTCGTCGGCCATGCGTCCTGGGCAAATCAGACGAGCGGCAGAAGCCATGTTGAAACGGCTGTAGAAAAGATCCGCAACACCAGCCCAGTCAAGATCAACGAGTTTCGAGTCAACGCAAGCGCTCCCGGCAACCCGACCGATTCCTTCATCGAGCTCTACAACGCAGGCACTCAAAGCGCTGACCTCTCTAACTGGACACTGACCGCACACCCTGCTCACCAGGCCATCTTCTCAACGGTAAAGATACCAACTGGAACGAAGCTCGCATCTGGCGGCTTCTATCTGCTCGGCCTCTCCAACTCCGGCCTTGTGGTTCCCGCACTTAAAGGGGAAAGCACCGTCCATGTCAGGAATATCGATGGGATGTCAGTCGGGGACACACTCAACATCGGCTCTGGTTCCAGTATGGAAACACGCAAAATCGCAAGCCTCGGAACGGCCGCAAGCAGTCATACAACGCTGTGGCAGTCCATTCCCGAGGAGATAGTGATTACCATTCCTCCCGGCTCAACCAACGTGCCGGTTGAGGACACAACCGGATTCGTAGTTGGCCAGAAGATAGCTCTTGGCTATGGCTCTACCTACCCCATCGTTGCGAACACAGAGGAGAAGTATGAGGTTGCGACCGTAACCGCCGTCGGCAAGCCCGGAACGCAAGCCTATCTGGCGATGGAAGCTCCCGCGGGCGTGAAGAACATTCAAGTCACATCGCTCGCGAATATCTCGGCTGGTGACAAGATAAGGCTGGATATCGACAGCGTGGGCCATGGGATCGAAACCGTAACAGTGGCGCATGTCGGCACCGCGGCGAGTCAGACCAACCTCTCAGCTCCCGTAAGCGCCGGAGCTACCCGGATCAACGTGCGCAAAGCAGAGGGCTTCGCGGCGGGCAACAAGATCACCATCGGCACACCAGCGAGTCAGCAAGCCGTCACCATCACGGCCGTGGGCACCACGCCTGGACCGGATGGTATCTCCATCGACTTCACGCCTGCCCTTGCCAAACCTCACGTAGCCAGTGAATGGGTGGTATCTCCCGGAACAGGTCTGGACCTTGCAGCTCCCTTACAATTCCCTCATGCGGCCAACCTCCCGTTCAGCGATCGTGGAACGGGAATCAGCTTCCAGCCAGCGACTGCCTTTGCCCATTCGAGCAACGAGCCAGTCCAGGCACTCGGCACTGGCATAACTCTGGATACACCACTAACCAACAACCAGGCGATCCACGCGCCCGTCCGCGATGCCGCGGTCAGGACTGCCGGATACCAGGGTATGCCCGCGCCTAACCAGTGGTTTGGCGGACCGGAACTCACCACGAAGTCCCCACAGTTCGGAGTTACCCTCAACGTCGAAGAAGGCAGCATCGTCCTCCGCGAACCATCGGGAGTCGTCGCCGACAGCCTTAACTACGGAGGCCTTGTCGACCCATGGGCTGCCGAAGGCGATCAAACGGTCTCAGGAGCTCCGATCAGCGGCTGCTACGCACCGGCGCCCGGTTCAGTCTTCAACCCCTGGTCGACGGTCGTGGCCCCTGTCGCCATCAATACCAGTGCAGGCCGCTTCCCGGACGGTGCCGATACGGACAGCAACTGCAACGACTTTTCAATGCAGGCCGCTGCCTCCTTGTCGGCTAAGTCGGAGGCCGGAGCAACGAACATAAAGGTCGCCAGCACGGAAGGCTTCCACCCTGGTCAGACAGTCCATGTTGATTCCGGCGTGAATGCTGAGACAGCAGTGATCGCTGCCGTGGGAACAGCAGGTGCCACGACGGCACGCACGTCTACGGATCCTGGAGCGACTCTGCTCACCGTCGACAGGGCCACTGGCTTTGCTAGAGGAGAAACAATCACGATTGATGAAGGCGCGAACGCTGAGACGGCGGTGATTGCCTCAACCAGGGCCCGAGGAGTAGCCACCATCACAGTCGTCAAACCTCTCGCCCATACCCACGCAACTGGCGCGCAGATATCGGGGAGTGGCATCAGCCTCACCACTCCCCTGGCCCGAACTCATCTAAGTGGAGCTCAGGTATCCGATAACATTCCGACTCCCGGCGCGCCCAATCGATATGAAGAGAGAAATCATTGA
- a CDS encoding RNA polymerase subunit sigma translates to MPKAPAAITSPKIKKLAQKALKSPSMLTTAETRELGASVVAHVSPPKEIPATAAKKTPSKKTPGKKVPGKKAPAKRS, encoded by the coding sequence ATGCCTAAAGCACCCGCAGCAATCACATCTCCGAAGATCAAGAAGCTCGCGCAGAAGGCGCTCAAGTCGCCCAGCATGTTGACTACCGCGGAAACGCGCGAGCTTGGCGCTTCTGTTGTGGCTCACGTGTCTCCGCCGAAAGAGATTCCTGCGACTGCAGCGAAGAAGACACCGAGCAAGAAGACACCTGGCAAGAAAGTGCCTGGCAAGAAAGCGCCGGCGAAGCGTTCCTGA
- a CDS encoding bifunctional metallophosphatase/5'-nucleotidase, which yields MTVQVLAINDLHGNLEPPVGRDGMVGKTPAGGAEYLATHLKMAEAEEPNSIVVGAGDLMGASPLISALFDEEPAIEAINAMGLKVTSIGNHEMDHGITELKRRLKTAHYQYLAANVLENGTPVFPATSIQTVGGVKIGFIGETLEGSAAVISASAIRGDQFLEESQVANEAALQLEKAGVHAIVLLIHQGGAQHGQADAMDRDSCANFSGEIQGIVERLSPAIQLVISGHTHEYYNCRIAGHTVTSAGAYGRLFTRVKLTVDRRTDRILTVAAANEIVTRDVPRDPAQTAILEKYKPRAEEVANRTVGSIAGEISRKQNAAGESAMGDVIADAQLTSVAAKENGGAELAFMNTGGIRAELPATGPGEVSFGELYAVQPFGNQITVLTMTGEDIRQLLEEQFRSDGSSIMLQVSEGFNYQYRLHAAPGEHVVPGSIKLRGKVLGAKDRVRVEANGFMVAGAEGMTAFKSGTDKVIGTRDVDALVAYFKTHSPVEAPKLNRIVRLD from the coding sequence GTGACGGTACAGGTGCTGGCAATCAATGATTTGCATGGCAATCTCGAACCTCCCGTGGGACGTGACGGCATGGTGGGTAAGACCCCGGCCGGCGGGGCCGAGTATCTTGCCACACACCTGAAAATGGCTGAGGCTGAAGAACCCAACTCGATCGTGGTAGGTGCAGGAGACCTGATGGGCGCCTCGCCACTGATCTCGGCCTTATTTGATGAGGAGCCGGCCATCGAAGCCATAAATGCGATGGGGCTTAAAGTGACGTCAATCGGAAACCATGAGATGGACCACGGAATCACCGAGTTGAAGCGTCGGCTGAAGACCGCGCACTATCAATACCTCGCGGCCAACGTGCTGGAAAATGGGACGCCTGTCTTCCCCGCAACCTCGATTCAAACGGTGGGCGGAGTGAAGATCGGATTTATCGGGGAGACGCTCGAGGGGTCGGCGGCAGTCATCTCTGCAAGTGCCATCCGTGGAGACCAATTCCTGGAGGAGAGTCAGGTTGCTAACGAAGCCGCGTTACAGCTTGAAAAAGCGGGGGTGCATGCGATCGTGCTTCTGATTCATCAGGGCGGCGCGCAGCACGGACAAGCCGATGCGATGGATAGAGACAGCTGTGCGAACTTCAGCGGGGAGATCCAGGGCATCGTCGAAAGGCTCTCACCGGCAATCCAGCTAGTGATCAGCGGGCACACCCATGAGTATTACAACTGCAGGATCGCGGGACATACGGTGACGAGCGCGGGCGCGTATGGACGACTCTTTACGCGCGTCAAGCTGACAGTGGACCGTCGAACGGATCGTATCTTGACAGTTGCGGCGGCCAACGAGATCGTCACGCGCGACGTGCCTCGAGATCCCGCCCAGACAGCGATCCTCGAGAAATACAAACCGCGCGCGGAGGAGGTGGCAAACCGCACGGTGGGGTCGATCGCCGGGGAGATCAGTCGAAAGCAGAATGCAGCTGGAGAGAGTGCGATGGGAGACGTAATCGCCGATGCCCAGTTGACGAGTGTCGCGGCCAAAGAGAACGGCGGGGCCGAGCTGGCCTTCATGAACACAGGCGGCATCCGGGCCGAACTGCCGGCAACGGGGCCAGGAGAAGTCTCATTCGGGGAGCTCTATGCCGTGCAACCGTTCGGCAATCAGATCACGGTCCTTACGATGACAGGAGAAGATATACGGCAATTGCTTGAGGAGCAGTTTCGAAGCGACGGGTCGTCGATCATGCTGCAGGTGTCGGAGGGATTCAACTATCAATACAGGCTGCATGCCGCGCCCGGAGAGCACGTGGTGCCGGGTTCGATAAAGCTGCGGGGAAAGGTGCTTGGAGCGAAGGACCGCGTTCGTGTCGAGGCAAACGGCTTCATGGTGGCGGGGGCCGAAGGAATGACCGCCTTCAAGAGCGGCACGGACAAAGTAATAGGGACTCGGGATGTGGACGCTCTGGTGGCATACTTCAAGACGCACTCACCGGTGGAAGCCCCGAAACTGAACCGCATCGTGCGGCTGGATTGA
- a CDS encoding nucleoside hydrolase, with protein sequence MWTRRQALGGMFAGGFMLAGRGAPAELLQAQSAPAIIPPNGIAETQPRLQGIRRVIVDTDPGNDDALALLMAVAAPQLVIDAVTVCPGNMGTERYDQQVRNALFLVDLAGKSGKIPVYRGMAKPLLNRPYPVATFIHGKYGLGDVEVPEVKQKPETEHAVDMMIRAVNAAPGEITILALGGLTNIAMAILRDPEFAKKLKGIVFVGGRYATPGMPPSYNVLVDPEAAHIVFSSGALITLNAADISNRDSILVAADYDRAEALHTKWSRFFIESNNLRRTYEMKYRGATGSVNADPMAVSLAIDPSIGRKFMRVFVRVELAGEYTRGMLVYGDDIYTGHPIPQGNVDLCVQADAEKFKALVFRTLAMET encoded by the coding sequence ATGTGGACGCGACGCCAGGCGCTGGGTGGGATGTTTGCCGGCGGATTCATGCTGGCCGGCCGAGGAGCGCCTGCCGAGCTGCTCCAAGCGCAGTCAGCGCCCGCGATCATACCGCCGAACGGTATCGCTGAGACCCAGCCTCGCTTGCAAGGCATTCGCCGGGTGATCGTCGATACTGACCCGGGCAACGACGATGCGCTGGCGCTTCTGATGGCCGTGGCTGCCCCACAACTCGTTATCGACGCAGTGACGGTCTGCCCGGGCAATATGGGAACGGAGAGGTACGACCAACAGGTGCGTAACGCGCTGTTTCTGGTCGACCTGGCAGGCAAGAGCGGAAAGATCCCGGTCTACCGGGGGATGGCCAAGCCACTGCTGAACCGTCCGTATCCTGTCGCGACGTTTATCCATGGCAAATACGGGCTGGGCGATGTCGAGGTTCCGGAGGTGAAGCAGAAGCCCGAGACCGAGCATGCGGTCGACATGATGATCCGGGCTGTCAACGCCGCGCCGGGTGAGATCACGATCCTTGCGTTGGGTGGGTTGACCAACATCGCCATGGCAATCCTTCGCGATCCCGAGTTCGCGAAGAAGCTGAAAGGCATCGTCTTCGTTGGAGGGCGCTATGCCACTCCGGGAATGCCTCCAAGCTACAACGTCCTCGTGGATCCGGAAGCGGCGCACATCGTGTTCTCCTCGGGCGCGCTGATCACACTGAATGCAGCGGACATCAGCAATCGTGACTCGATCCTGGTGGCCGCGGACTACGATCGCGCCGAGGCGCTGCATACCAAATGGAGCCGCTTTTTCATCGAGTCGAACAACCTGCGGCGAACTTATGAGATGAAGTACCGCGGAGCGACCGGCTCGGTGAACGCCGATCCCATGGCCGTCTCGCTGGCGATCGATCCGTCGATCGGCCGCAAGTTCATGCGGGTGTTTGTTCGCGTGGAGTTGGCGGGCGAATATACGCGCGGGATGCTGGTGTACGGAGACGATATCTACACGGGCCATCCGATTCCGCAAGGCAATGTCGATCTTTGCGTGCAGGCGGATGCGGAGAAGTTCAAGGCTCTTGTCTTTCGAACGCTTGCCATGGAGACCTAA